Proteins encoded in a region of the Bacteroidota bacterium genome:
- a CDS encoding aminopeptidase P family protein, producing MDRRRFLKTTGLVSAFAATSTSSFAQTISSTNDKKNLIDPEIIEKLRSRIVPISSEERSLRIEKAQKLMAQNKMDAIFMEGGTSLDYFTGVRWGRSERLFGMLLLKNGVPIFISPKFEETRAKEQIGNARLFCWEEHESPFELLNKLFKEIASGFNTIGMEETTRFFITQGLKNTNINLNITSATPITAGCRGVKTEHEIELMQIANDMAMEVYKVAVTQLKEGMTEGEYGKIISDLFAEFGVGGGALVLFGEASAHPHGLVQEVKLKANDIVLMDGGCSVEGYESDITRTVVYGKPSKKMNDVFEIVLKAQQEALKFAKPGVSFESVDAVARKVISDAGYGPGYKYFTHRLGHGIGMDGHEWYYVVGGNKRLMEKGNMMSNEPGIYLLNEFGIRIEDEMLITENGAKLLLPKQQSLEVMF from the coding sequence ATGGACAGACGCCGATTTTTAAAAACCACCGGATTAGTGAGTGCCTTTGCTGCTACATCAACTAGTTCTTTTGCACAAACTATTTCTTCAACGAACGATAAGAAAAACTTAATCGATCCTGAAATCATTGAGAAGTTACGTTCACGCATTGTTCCCATCTCTTCGGAAGAACGTTCTTTGAGAATTGAAAAAGCCCAAAAATTAATGGCGCAAAATAAAATGGATGCCATCTTTATGGAAGGCGGTACCAGTTTAGATTATTTCACCGGCGTAAGATGGGGTCGCTCGGAAAGACTATTCGGAATGCTGCTTCTGAAAAACGGCGTGCCAATTTTCATTTCACCCAAATTTGAAGAAACACGCGCAAAAGAACAAATAGGCAATGCCAGATTATTTTGCTGGGAAGAACATGAGAGTCCGTTTGAATTACTAAACAAACTCTTTAAAGAAATTGCCTCCGGTTTCAATACCATTGGCATGGAAGAAACTACACGCTTTTTTATTACACAGGGACTAAAAAACACTAACATTAATCTCAATATTACTTCCGCCACACCTATTACTGCCGGTTGTCGCGGTGTAAAAACAGAACATGAAATTGAGCTCATGCAAATTGCCAATGATATGGCGATGGAAGTTTACAAAGTGGCGGTTACGCAACTAAAAGAAGGAATGACAGAAGGAGAATATGGTAAAATTATCTCCGATTTATTTGCAGAGTTTGGTGTAGGCGGCGGTGCTTTGGTTTTATTTGGTGAAGCTAGCGCGCATCCACATGGTTTAGTACAAGAGGTTAAGTTAAAAGCAAATGATATTGTATTAATGGATGGTGGCTGTTCGGTTGAAGGTTATGAATCAGACATTACCCGCACGGTTGTGTATGGAAAACCTTCTAAAAAAATGAATGATGTTTTTGAAATTGTTTTAAAAGCACAACAAGAAGCTTTGAAGTTTGCAAAACCCGGCGTAAGTTTTGAATCGGTTGACGCAGTGGCTCGAAAAGTTATCAGTGATGCGGGTTATGGTCCGGGTTATAAATATTTCACACACCGTTTAGGTCATGGCATTGGGATGGATGGCCACGAATGGTATTATGTGGTTGGAGGAAATAAACGACTGATGGAAAAAGGCAACATGATGAGCAATGAGCCGGGCATTTATTTATTGAATGAATTCGGCATTCGCATAGAAGACGAAATGCTGATTACCGAAAACGGCGCTAAATTATTATTACCGAAACAACAAAGTCTGGAAGTGATGTTTTAA
- a CDS encoding MarC family protein: protein MELKFDIIEILKVTMVLFAVIDVIGSIPVILTLKQRNGQIEAAKASWVSLGIMVVFLFLGNYILDVIGITIGDFAIAGSILLFIIAFEMILGIKISKDEMNSSASVVPLAFPLIAGTGTLSTLLSIRAEYNIVSILIAIVINVVVVYLVLRYLNLVERVLGPSGIAILKKVFGIILLALAIKLFRKYTGL from the coding sequence ATGGAATTAAAATTTGACATAATAGAAATACTAAAAGTAACCATGGTGTTATTTGCGGTAATTGATGTGATTGGTTCAATTCCTGTTATTTTGACTTTAAAACAACGTAACGGACAAATTGAAGCAGCGAAAGCGTCGTGGGTTTCGTTGGGAATCATGGTTGTGTTTCTGTTCTTGGGAAATTATATTTTGGATGTGATCGGAATTACCATTGGAGATTTCGCTATTGCAGGTTCTATATTATTATTCATTATTGCCTTTGAAATGATTTTAGGAATTAAAATTTCTAAGGATGAAATGAACAGTTCTGCTTCTGTTGTTCCATTAGCATTTCCACTCATTGCAGGAACCGGTACTTTAAGTACTTTACTTTCTATTCGCGCTGAATACAACATTGTTTCTATTTTGATTGCCATTGTTATTAATGTTGTTGTTGTGTATTTGGTACTTCGTTACCTCAATTTAGTAGAAAGAGTTCTTGGTCCAAGCGGAATAGCAATTCTCAAAAAAGTATTTGGTATAATTCTTTTAGCTTTAGCTATAAAATTATTCCGCAAGTATACAGGGTTATAA
- a CDS encoding tetratricopeptide repeat protein has protein sequence MDRLSRISMLQNMLVKEPNDVFTNYALALEYVSEADYKKAEDQFLKVLEIDRKYLPCYYQLGQLKEKTNETNIALEFYKKGLELAKEQGNNKAINEINEAIWMLED, from the coding sequence ATGGACAGATTATCGAGGATAAGCATGTTGCAAAACATGTTGGTGAAAGAACCCAACGATGTTTTTACCAATTACGCATTAGCCCTTGAGTACGTTAGCGAGGCAGATTATAAGAAGGCAGAAGATCAATTTTTAAAAGTTCTGGAAATTGACAGAAAGTATTTGCCTTGTTATTATCAACTTGGACAACTAAAAGAGAAAACAAACGAGACAAATATAGCTTTAGAGTTTTACAAGAAGGGATTGGAGTTAGCAAAGGAGCAAGGAAACAATAAAGCCATAAATGAGATAAACGAAGCAATTTGGATGTTGGAAGATTAA
- the clpP gene encoding ATP-dependent Clp endopeptidase proteolytic subunit ClpP: protein MFDNNEFRKYATKHMGINSLTFDSYSSRITSSLTPYIIEERQLNVAQMDVFSRLMMDRIIFLGTGINDQVANIVQAQLLFLESVDAKKDIQIYINSPGGSVYAGLGIYDTMQIVRPDVATICTGMAASMGAVLQCAGAKGKRTALKHARIMIHQPLGGAEGQASDIEITAREIQKLKKELYEIIAHHSGQTYDKVWADSDRDYWMIAEEAKAYGMIDEVLLKK, encoded by the coding sequence ATGTTTGACAATAACGAATTCAGAAAATATGCCACAAAACACATGGGCATTAACAGCTTAACTTTTGACAGCTATAGCTCAAGAATAACTTCCTCTCTTACTCCATATATCATCGAAGAACGTCAGTTAAACGTTGCACAGATGGACGTGTTCTCGCGTTTGATGATGGATCGCATTATCTTTTTAGGAACAGGTATTAACGATCAGGTAGCAAATATCGTTCAGGCGCAGTTGTTATTCCTAGAATCGGTAGACGCTAAGAAAGATATTCAGATTTATATTAACTCTCCGGGTGGTTCTGTTTATGCAGGCTTAGGTATTTATGATACCATGCAGATTGTTCGTCCGGATGTGGCAACAATTTGTACAGGTATGGCCGCTTCAATGGGTGCGGTATTACAATGCGCCGGTGCTAAAGGAAAGCGTACAGCATTAAAACATGCACGCATCATGATTCACCAACCATTAGGCGGCGCAGAAGGACAAGCTTCAGATATCGAAATCACTGCACGTGAAATTCAGAAATTGAAAAAAGAATTATATGAAATCATTGCGCATCACAGTGGACAAACTTATGATAAGGTTTGGGCGGATAGTGACCGTGACTACTGGATGATTGCCGAAGAAGCAAAAGCTTACGGTATGATTGATGAGGTTTTATTGAAGAAATAA
- a CDS encoding DMT family protein yields the protein MRGIYTILLLLASNTFMTIAWYGHLRFKDISFFKNTGLIGAVLISWGIALIEYLLMVPANRLGSNVTGGPFNMWQLKIIQEVISISIFVIFTLVFFKHDTLKWNHIIGFGFLIASLFFFFKK from the coding sequence ATGCGAGGTATTTATACCATATTATTGCTGCTCGCCTCCAACACCTTTATGACCATTGCCTGGTACGGTCATCTGCGTTTTAAGGATATTTCATTTTTTAAAAACACCGGATTAATTGGTGCTGTTTTAATAAGCTGGGGAATTGCTTTAATTGAGTATTTATTAATGGTTCCGGCCAATCGTTTAGGAAGCAATGTAACCGGTGGCCCTTTTAACATGTGGCAATTAAAGATAATTCAGGAAGTTATTTCCATTAGCATTTTTGTGATTTTCACCCTGGTTTTCTTTAAACATGACACGCTAAAATGGAATCATATTATCGGTTTTGGATTCCTGATAGCTTCTTTGTTTTTCTTCTTTAAAAAGTAA
- the mqnC gene encoding dehypoxanthine futalosine cyclase, which produces MNISDILKRALNLEFLSIEEGVFLFENASTTELMFVANEIRNIKKNNSKKVTWIIDRNLNTTNVCIANCKFCNFYRIPGHAEAYITDMSTYKAKIEETIKYGGEQLLLQGGHHPDLGLEYYTKTFREIKKMFPQIKLHALGPPEIAHITKLEKSTHTEVLKALMEAGMDSLPGAGAEILNDRVRRLISKGKCTGREWLEVMKAAHQLGLTTSATMMFGHVETIQERFEHLVWLREVQAQKPESSKGFIAFILWPFQDDGTLLNRLKGIKNNVSSDEYIRMLALSRIMLPNIENIGASWLTVGKATAQICLHAGANDFGSIMIEENVVSAAGAPHRFTYKTIQDAIKEAGFEPQLRNQQYEDRKLPEGIEEQVINY; this is translated from the coding sequence ATGAATATCAGCGACATTTTAAAGAGGGCTTTGAACCTCGAATTTTTGAGTATTGAAGAGGGCGTTTTTTTGTTTGAAAACGCTTCTACAACTGAATTAATGTTTGTAGCCAATGAGATACGTAACATTAAGAAGAATAACTCAAAGAAGGTGACCTGGATCATCGACCGAAACCTTAATACTACCAACGTTTGTATTGCCAATTGTAAATTTTGTAATTTTTACCGAATTCCGGGACATGCCGAGGCTTATATCACGGATATGTCGACTTACAAGGCTAAAATTGAAGAAACAATAAAGTACGGAGGAGAGCAGTTATTGTTGCAAGGCGGACATCATCCGGATTTGGGGTTAGAGTACTACACCAAAACTTTCCGCGAGATCAAAAAAATGTTTCCGCAGATAAAATTACATGCACTTGGTCCGCCTGAAATCGCTCACATTACTAAGCTTGAAAAATCAACACATACAGAGGTTTTAAAAGCATTGATGGAGGCCGGTATGGATAGTTTACCGGGAGCCGGTGCTGAAATTTTAAATGACAGGGTGCGTCGATTAATTTCTAAAGGAAAATGTACCGGGCGTGAATGGTTAGAGGTTATGAAAGCCGCTCATCAATTGGGATTAACAACATCTGCCACCATGATGTTTGGGCATGTTGAGACGATTCAAGAACGCTTTGAGCATTTAGTGTGGTTACGCGAAGTACAAGCGCAAAAACCGGAAAGCTCTAAAGGATTTATCGCTTTTATTTTATGGCCATTTCAGGATGACGGTACTTTATTGAATCGTTTGAAAGGAATTAAGAATAATGTTAGCTCCGACGAATATATACGTATGTTAGCCTTAAGTCGTATTATGTTGCCAAATATTGAGAATATTGGAGCATCGTGGTTAACTGTTGGCAAAGCAACAGCGCAAATTTGCTTACATGCCGGCGCTAACGATTTTGGAAGTATTATGATAGAGGAAAATGTAGTGAGTGCAGCAGGTGCACCGCATCGTTTTACCTACAAAACAATTCAGGATGCGATTAAAGAAGCAGGCTTCGAACCTCAGTTAAGAAATCAGCAATACGAAGACCGTAAGTTGCCGGAAGGAATAGAAGAGCAGGTGATTAATTATTAA
- the pheS gene encoding phenylalanine--tRNA ligase subunit alpha: MLEKINNLLLEVEQLAVSTKEQVEEYRIKWLSKKGQITVLFDEFKTVSPELKREMGQKLNELKVKAQEKINALKEKFEAAEDSGKGGAIDLTLPGDPNILLGSRHPLSIVKNEIISIFSKIGFTVSEGREIEDDWHNFTALNTPENHPARDMQDTFYVNINPEMVLRTQTSSVQVHIMEKQKPPIRTISPGRVYRNEAISARAHCQFHQVEGLYIDTNVSFADLKQTLLYFAQEMFGADTKIRLRPSYFPFTEPSAEVDISCTLCKGKGCNVCKYSGWVEILGCGMVDPQVLENCGIDSNKYKGFAFGMGIERITMLKYQVKDLRLFFENDVRFLKQFTSA, encoded by the coding sequence ATGCTCGAAAAAATAAATAACCTGCTTTTAGAAGTAGAACAACTGGCGGTTAGCACCAAGGAACAGGTTGAAGAATACCGTATTAAATGGCTCAGTAAAAAAGGACAAATTACTGTTCTCTTTGATGAGTTTAAAACGGTAAGTCCTGAATTGAAACGTGAGATGGGGCAAAAGCTAAACGAATTAAAGGTAAAAGCGCAAGAGAAAATAAATGCTTTAAAAGAAAAATTTGAAGCAGCGGAAGATTCAGGTAAAGGCGGAGCAATTGATCTTACATTACCCGGCGACCCTAACATATTATTAGGATCACGTCATCCTTTAAGCATCGTTAAAAACGAAATCATCAGTATTTTTTCTAAAATTGGATTTACGGTAAGTGAGGGAAGAGAAATTGAAGATGACTGGCATAATTTTACTGCTTTAAATACACCTGAGAATCATCCGGCACGCGACATGCAGGATACGTTTTATGTGAACATTAATCCGGAGATGGTGTTGCGTACACAAACTTCCAGTGTGCAAGTGCATATTATGGAAAAGCAAAAACCACCAATTCGAACTATTTCTCCCGGAAGAGTGTATCGTAATGAAGCGATCAGCGCACGCGCGCATTGTCAGTTTCATCAGGTAGAAGGATTATACATTGATACAAATGTTTCTTTCGCGGATTTAAAGCAAACGCTTTTATATTTTGCACAGGAGATGTTTGGTGCCGATACTAAAATCCGTTTGCGTCCGAGTTATTTCCCGTTTACAGAGCCGAGCGCAGAAGTGGATATTAGCTGTACATTATGTAAAGGCAAAGGATGTAATGTGTGTAAGTATAGCGGCTGGGTGGAAATTTTGGGTTGTGGAATGGTAGATCCTCAGGTGTTGGAGAATTGTGGAATTGATAGTAATAAATACAAAGGCTTCGCATTTGGAATGGGTATCGAGCGTATTACCATGCTTAAATATCAAGTGAAAGATTTACGATTGTTTTTTGAAAACGATGTTCGTTTCTTAAAGCAATTTACTTCTGCTTAA